The proteins below come from a single Kosakonia sp. SMBL-WEM22 genomic window:
- the bsmA gene encoding biofilm peroxide resistance protein BsmA, with protein sequence MAISREKKPTRALLPLLFALLISGCAALEGKPQPAPPAKETPQEIGRNQTQGLQEIGSVNVTVMGSPMDVETAIKAKASAAKADYYVIIMMDDTVFPGRWYGRALLYRS encoded by the coding sequence ATGGCTATCAGTAGAGAGAAGAAACCCACGCGCGCCTTGCTGCCGCTGCTGTTTGCCCTGCTTATCAGCGGCTGTGCTGCGCTGGAAGGTAAGCCTCAACCCGCGCCACCGGCCAAAGAGACACCGCAAGAGATTGGTCGAAATCAGACGCAGGGGTTGCAGGAGATTGGGTCAGTTAACGTCACGGTGATGGGCTCGCCCATGGATGTCGAAACAGCGATCAAAGCAAAAGCCTCCGCAGCGAAAGCGGACTATTACGTGATCATAATGATGGATGACACTGTATTCCCCGGCCGTTGGTATGGTCGCGCCCTGCTTTATCGTTCGTAG